CCGACAAGACAATGTCGCCATAGCAGCAGACGTTGAAGCGAAATTTCACCAAGAACGGGTTCGAAATGAAGACAGAGATGCTCTCAGAGACGTTGAAGCGAAATTTCACCAAGTACGGGTTCGAAATGAAGACAGAGATGCTCTCAGGTTTCTATGGTGGCCTAATGGGGACTTATCTCGAGCACCTTAATGCTACAGAATAAAGGTACACATTTTTGGAGCTACATCTTCACCAAGTTGTGCAGCATATGCATTGAAACGCACAGCAAAATATTTCGCCCACTTATATGACGAAGAAATAGAAACTGTGGTGGATAGAGATTTCTATGTTGACAATTGCTTGAAGTCGGTGGCAACTGAAGAAAACAAGAGGTTAAGAAATCGACAGATCGACGAAGTATGTTGCAATGTGATGGGTTCCGACTGACGAAATGGATGAGAAACAGCAGAAAGGTGATAGAGACGGTGCCTGCAGAAGAGTGCGCGCCTTAAATTAAGAATTTAAATCCAGACGACAACTTACCATGTGATCGCGCTCTTGGTAATACTTGGGATGTCAGCACCGATGAAATTAAGTTTAGGGTCTAGTTGGACGATAAGCCCATGACATTTTTTCTGTAGTTAGTGCGATGTTTGATCCGCTTGGACTGATCGCCCCCAGTGACACTTCTTGCGAAAGCCATCCTACAAACCCTATGTAGAGACAAGATGGGATGGGATGAACCAATACCACGTCAGCAAGAGTTGGAGTTCAAAAGCATGGTTGTCTTCGCTGTCAGATATTGAGAATGTTTCCGTTCGACGCTGCTACAAGACACACAGAAGTGGAAATAGTGTTAATGCGCAGCTTCATATCTTCAGCGATGGGTCACAGACAGGATACGGTTCGTGTGCATACATACGGTTGATAGACCATGCTGGAAATATTTCGTGTTCGTTAGTTGTCGGGAAGTCTAGACTGGCACCCATTAAACAAGTGTCCATACCGAGGTTAGAGTTGTCCGGCGCCGTGGTCGCATGTTGTCTGTACGAGCAATTATCCGAAGAGCAGAGCATAAATATAGACAGTGTTACATTCTGGACTGACTCTATGATAGTACTTAGgtacataaacaaccaaacaAAAAAGTTTAAGACGTTTGTGGGCAATAGGGTTGCCGCCATCAATGACGTCACACAACCAGAACAATGGCGTCACGTGAACACCAAATCCAGCAGACATTGCCGCCAGAGGTATTGATGCTAGTGACAGAGTCAGCATGAACGTTTGGTTGAACGGACCAGACTTCCTGTCACTTGATCAAAGCCTGTGGCCAGAATCGTCCAAAATTCGCCACTTTTGGAAGACGACGCGGTGATTAAGAACGATACAACGGTGCTGGCCACAACTACAAGGACTGTAGATTTGCTCCTGTGCCAGTACTCATCATAAAATTAACTTACCCGCGGTGTAGCATGGCTGCTTAAATTTAAAGAATTCTGTGTACGAAAGTATTTGAATAAAACTCCCACAATGGACGCCCAGAAATTCACGCTGGAGGATATACAGAATACTGAAAAGTCAATTTTGCAATAAGTTCAAAGGAGGCTTTATAACGAGTAACAAACACAACTGTCTACTGCAAAGCCTGTGAAAAAGGGGAGTAGCATTGTGAGACTTAATCCAGTCTACCACAATGTGTTAATTAAGGTCGATGGACGCTTGTGTCAGCCCGAAGAGCAGAAGATGATCATATTCCCCAGCCAACATCATGTGACGTTGATAATTCGTGACTACCACGATACATCGGGTCATATGGGAGCGCAGCAAGTATTATCATCGACGCGCAAGAAGTATGGGATCATCCACGGACACAGTACGGTGAAGAAGACAATCGGAAAGTGTTTCATTTGTAAGCGGTACAGAGGAAAATTGGGCCACCAGAAGAGATGTCGTCATTTCTCAGTGAACAGACAACACCAGATAAGCCCCCGATTACTAACGTCGGTGTAGATTTTTTCGGACCACTGCATGTCAAGGCTGGCCGTTCAGTGCTGAAGAGGCACGGGTGCATATTTCTTTCATCAAGAGCCGTACACCTAGAAGTGGCACATTTGCTTACCGCGGACTCGTTCATTTCCGCCTTTCAAAGGTTATCTGTAGAACAGGAACACCAGATATTTTTTTTAGCGATAACGGTACAAATGTAGTCGGAGGTAAACGAGAGCTACAAAAATGCATGAGAGAATGGAACCACTTGAAAATGGAAAGCCATATGCTTCAGCGGGAGATTGGATGGCACTTCAACCCACATACGCGAGCCATATGGGAGTAGCATGGGAACGACTGATACGTTAAACTCTTTTCCATCTCAAAGCCATCGCATAGGAACAACTGCTTACGGACGAAAAGCTTCAAACATTCATGACCGAAGTTGAGAAAATTCTCAACGATCGTCCGATCACTCCAGTCAGCGATGACCCCCGGGATCCAGCGGCGTTAACGCCAAGTATGCTACTTTTGATGAAGACCAACACAAGTATTCCACAGGGTGTGTTACGTAAACAGTACGACTACGCACAACGTTGTTGGAAACAGGTGCTGTACTTGGCTAACGTGTTCTGGAAAAGATGGCTGCATGATTACTTGCCTACGTTACAAGCCAGGCAAAAGTTGCAACGGCAGACCACCAACCTTCGGTCTGGAGATGTCCTAATCGCTGAAGAAAACGTCCCTAGGGGCCAGTGGGCTTTAGGAAGGGTTATCAGTGTATTGGAGGGTCGGGATGGACTTGTCCGTAGCTGTGTGGTAAAATCTCTTACTTCCGAATTAGTTAAACCTATTACAAAATTGTGCTTGCTTGAATTTTCAATCTAGTTAATCTACAGTTAAGTAAGTGATTAACAGTAATGACTATTTGATTTGATTGACTTGTAATTGCCATTGCATGGTGTTTATTGCAATGATTTACTTTTGTACTCTGATGAGTTGAGTCCATCTGAATTATAGTGGTAAAACACTTACTTTGTATATGTGTGCTGTTGATTTAAAGAAATTCTTTAGATTATTGCAATTGTTTAAATTAGTTGACGCTGTAATAATGGTTTTGTATCATACTGATGTGTTTATGTTCttgtatgaaatatttataatttcatgGTGGGGAATGTAAGAAACGtatacatttcttaaataatgtcaATGACATCAGTGTATTTAATTACGTGACGCGCCATTTGTTATACGACGTTGACGTCATATGTTATTATGACGCtattgtttttgttgtgaaaACCGTCCACAGACAGGAAAATGAATTGGAACTTGGATGTTTAATAAGAACTTTCTGACACCAGTATCggtgtttgtttgaaataataagttattattcaAGTCAGTATcggtatttttattgtttgtgagttggatataaatgttttgtataattgTAGATCTATGCTACTTATTTATTGTTTGAGATCCGAATgtatgatataaatgtatttgcatgtatttattatgtaatCTCTGAAATCAGCGCATActcgttatttaaataatagtcGCCCCATGTTTCCAACAACAAGGCATGCATGTTGGTAtacgtgtgtatatatatgtatggagCATTTCGCTTTAATAGTATCTGATTCAACGCTTAAACGAGTCATGCATTATGACAAACCTTTTAAAACTTTCGAATTTTTGTTTCGTCGTCATGATTCTACATTTTGCAGTAACCTAACTCCCTATTATCCTAGAGCAATACATATCGCTGCTACTCACAGTTCACTTGCAGGTCGATCGTGTAGTTGAGGCTGCCTACATCGTTCTCGCCCTCGCAAATGTAAGTGTCAGACGCGTAGCGAGTAACGTCCGGCAGACGAAGTATCTCACCAGTTATTCTCGTGTCTGATAAGAAACAACGAAAATAAGGTACTTAAATGCAAGACATGATATGTTCTATGATTGTATTTCtttaattaacccattcatgcctagcgtcctgaaaaaagtacattgcaaacagcgtaaacccagataagacgccgcatgatgcagcgtctcatctgggtctacgctgtttgctttaaggaatttctgtaagaattgttctaaatatagaaataaatatactaaacatccctaattatggaaataaattgatccaacttagaaggatgggagagtccaatgggcataaatgggttaagccatGTGGTATTGTAGCTTCATATGTGTCACACACACATGCCTACCCTGATCTTATTTGTAACAGTGTAAGCGTGATTAATGTGATTGGTGTAAAATAGCAGGGAGGTTCGTGAGCGTCCTCGAATAATATTAAAACCGGATACGATCATACATTGTACAGAACGAAAGTGACTATTATAGTTGAAATGTGTGCAAAAATGGGATATCCATCATAAAAACGTAAAATAATGcaattcttattttaaagcattcatACAACGATTTGAAGTACGAATTAAAGACGTACACGATAAACAACATTTAGGGTCGTATAATCTATTTTAAATCATCATTTTAAGTCAAACCCTTACCCACGGCGTCCCTCGACCCCCGATACCAGCGCACTGTGGGCGTTGGAACACCCGAGAAGTAACACTTCAGTTCCTCCGGCGTGCTGCCTTCTTGGAACTTCTCACGAAAAGCAGACGAACGTTCTGGGATAATCCGTGGAGCctctgtaaaaatatttttttattattatataattatattattatttgcgTCACATTCTGGTACATATGGTATACAATACTCATAACTATATACTAGTGATATTCTTTTTTACAGATTTAACCAAAAACACAATACAGAGGTTCATACTTCCGGTGGGTAATGATATGAACAGCGACATTAATGGTGAGGACACTGTAACTTTTAACTTCTAATTCGATATGTTGTGGAACGCGAAGATTTTACTGCATAACTGCACAAGGAATGTTTTGCATTTATGCACGTGTTTCTGCTAGGATTGCgttgtttacatttgttggtGTTCttgttaaacataaacattagcTAATGATGAATTTTGAATTgaattcaaacaaacaaacaatattataaaatacgTGTTTGTCAAACATGGAAATTTTTTATCTCAAAATAACGTCGGCCAACCTAACATAGTTCTCGTGTCTCTAATTCGCATAAATTAAATAAGCACATTTCACAATCCCAATGCCTACTTCCGCATCACACTGCATTGTACCTCACAACATTTTACAACACCACACGACGAGACCACAGGCCAGATCAGACCACACCATATCATACCAAACAGTGCGAAATACTAAAAGAGCACGAAACAAAACACAAACGTGAATAAAACGGGAATCACCGCATTGGAAAATTCATTGACAAGCCACGGAAGTTAAAACAAATGAAATGGAGTTTTAATCCTCACACTTAGCCCATAAATATTCACTAAATAACGCATGTTCacaataacatttaaagtaaaacattattttacgTGAAATTTAAGCCAAAATTAACCAAAAATGTCGTACCGACTATTTCCAGTAAGTATCGAGCGATGACCGTTCCGTTGCTCGTCTCACACGTATACTCTACCGCAAACGTGTCGTCCACCTTCTTAATGATCAGGTTCCAGTCGTGCTGAGTTGGCTTCTGGACTTCGAGGTTGCTCTGAAACGTAAGTTTCGCACTTACAACTTAAATAAGGCGATCGACCGATTACGTAATCAAAGCGTGCGTTCCATACAACTTTGGTACAATACGAATATCCTATACGATATATAGTGCACAGTTCTCTGTGGCGACTGACTCTGATTTGTTGTTGTTGCCttcaatttacatttaaacaaaacatgatcAGTCAATATAACGAAAACGACATTTAAACACTTTACATAACTATCGATATTAAATGCCACTAATAGCAATTATATAACAGCCTCATGCGGAACTATGATGATTATtgcgatgatgatgacgatgacgacgacgacaatgATTACGATGGCGATGATGATTTCTTGGtcgttgttaatgatgatgacgataatgatgataatgatgatgatgatgataacgaagaTGATTATGAAAATTATGAGGATTATAATATGATGATAATGGCGATTGTAaggataattattttataaactgATGGTACCGGTAATTAAAAACGTAGGCATCGTTTTGCAATTGTGTTTTGATTTGTCAACTACTCAGTGTTGTAAGATACTCACAACCATTCATCGATCAGTGAAGTGTAATTATTGCATATTAAACAAGTTATACAGTACGCCCATCGATTACTCAGTCCATCATACCGGATGCTTGTAAACAATCAATCCACTCGTCAACAGTCCCTCTTTAGACCTCCAACGAATCTGAAAATAAGGAATCactggttaacccatttatgcctagcgtcctgaaaaaaggacattgcaaacatcgtagacccagatgagacgccgcataatgcggcgtctcatctgggtctgcgctgtttgcttcaatgaatttctttatgaaatattctaaatatagaaataaatatacttgacacccctaattttggaaataaattgatccaatttagaaggatgggagagtccactgggcataaatgggttaagctgaaTAGCCAGTTTATTTTACGTCCTAATTTAGGTTACCTTCGAAAGAAAAATTACCTTATGAAAGTAAATTACTATCTGTAGCAGACCTTCAACATGTATAGCATCGTTTGCATAATgccacatttaaataaatataaatatatagtgtGATGAAGTTAAAGTGATTGATCTTTTATAGATATTTTGGAGCTTATTTCagtttctttttaaacatttaaacttatGTGTAGTCAACAATTCTGTAAATGTTTACACATACATGTTTGAGATATAACATAGCACAAACAGTTAACGAGCCTTCCATGCAAACAATGAAGGAGGAATTTGTTTCAAGTTATGACTGATggtaattttgataatattttaatgGTAAAGACCGTATTATTACTTATCATCTTTATAACGAATATTTTACAGATCATTTTCTTGTTCTGCCTGCCGGAGCGTCTATATGGAGACCGACCCAAATACATACCGATGCCGCAGCGTCTATATGGATACCGACCCGAATACATACCAATGCCGGAGCGTCTATATGGAGACCGACCCAAATACATACCGATTCCTGAGCGCCTATGTCTTGAAAATAGCACCTCAAGGTAGCAGGCTGTCCGCGGCGGATTTGCATCTTGTTGTGTGATACGCCGGAAACAATTGTCAGGACACCCAGATCTAGGTGGTGGAAAATGTGGGACGTACTAGATTATAGAGGTTATAGTAGAACAATAGACAAGGTTAAGAAAACCGGTCATATATATTCAGCAGTGAATGTTCAGCAGTTTAACACGATACGCTTGGATTGCCAATACTTTTCATCTGGTGACGTATTATTCTTTATATATAGCAAACTGAAACTCCAGACACACTATCAGGAGACAATTATCGTAAACATCAATTGTTCTTTTACTAAAGGCACGTGACCAAATACctgcaaaatacaaaataataaatccaATAAAGTTATGGAAAATGCCTTGAACGTTTAATGCAAAACAATTAGgatttaaatcgattaaagtCAACCTCAAACTAAgcacataattaattaaaacaaaccgAAATAACAACACACAAGTAAATACCGTCACCTCTCAGGTAATGAAGAAATCCGTAATATTCATTCTGACTAATATATTGAGCATTTAATCATCGTTTGCCTGCAAAGCTACAGCTTGCTTCCGTGTGAAGTATCACTTAGCGATACTTATTATAACAAGACGACTAATACAGTACTCTAGTGTTTTGAAATAATGACTGCCATGCGTTCGATTATAATTCCGATGAAGCAGAGCAGCCTAGCAAAAAAAATGTGATCAACATGTTTCTTTTCCTAACGCTGAAAGTAACAATAACATTCATTTTGTCCAAAGGTGGTCCGAATGGAAGTGCTGAGCAGATACAAAAAAAACGATAGATAACATGAACAGGAAATGAGTGCTAGCAGTAGCAGAATGTGCCTCGGGAGGTAAGATGATTTCGATTTGTTCTCAAGTGACAAGAAATCGATATTCAACAATAAACACAAATTACTATGTAATATATGGACTACATGTTCGTTTATCTCTATGCCCATGCGTGAATGCTACCCGGAGCAAGCCATATGTGTTATCATAAGTCAAGACGTAACTTTGAAGAGAGGACATGCTTGTGTTACGTTGACTTGAATGTCTTTATCTAGAAGCAAGTAAAGTTGTACTAACATTTGAACaacacacacgcatgcacgcacacacagacacacacacgcacgcacaataTACGACATAATTCAGAAGTAAAAAATTGACTATCAATTTAGTGAACAttgagctaaaaatacatttatcGTAATGGAACAAATGCACCTACATTGCACTTTTATCAAAACAAGCAACGCGACACTTTCTCGTATAAAGGTgtacatttgtgccaagttattaaaaaatccatcaatatatggcaaagttatggttAAGACTGGAATGTTTTTATCGCCACATTTGATGTGTGCCCTCTACATGTGACCTTAACCATTGAGATAGAGAGACGGGTGTTATATGCGTTGACCTTTTTAAGGGTTGACAGTTGCGCTTAGTCATTGTTATTTAACgtcttttaataaatattgatgataaaattTAGATAGGAAATTCAcacagacggacaaacagacagaagtAATGCCGGACGGACAGAACGACAGAAAGACACACAGCTTTATGTCGCCTTCTTCGGAGGGGGAATACAAATGCAACTGAGCAGAATAACACCGCCATTTATGAATTGATCTGCACAgctgtatatgtgttgttatggACGTGCGAAAAAGGACCCGACATTCACGCGACTTGGAATGATATAACCAAAGAACGATCGGATAAACTTGACGCCTTTTGATTTTCAACCAAAGTTGATCTGGATTACACATTTCTACAAATGATGATTCTACAAAGCAGCAAGAGACTTCACCTTACATGATACGGACGCCATGATAAGTGGCAAAATCGTTTTTGTAACGAATACTGCCATGATTCTAGAGGAGCTGATCGATTTTAGCGCGGAATTGACAGCTGACAAATAAATAGCAACTGCGCAATTATTCGAGTTTTTCAAGCAGCAGCTAGGGGCGATGACGGATATTCGTAAAATAATCAAACCACAGAAGCACATGATCGACGAACGGCGTCCTCAAGCAAACAGCCGACCATGACCAGAGACGAAATTATAAAACATCATCTTTCAATTTCCACACCCAGTGAACAAAGGATGACGTTACAGCTGCTGGCATTTGACCTTGACGATCAGCTCGATAATGTTATCCCAAAGGAAATGTTGCAATCAATTCATAGCTCAGCAAAAAAGTGAGAACTGTTGCTCTTATAATCAGTCTAAGAGTTCACTTTAATTCATTGACACTGACGACAAAATCGTGTTCTTGTATGATACGGAGATAgatttgtaaacaacattttcaaCCTGGGCAGAATACAGGAGCATGGCGGCGTGTGTGTTATGCCTGGTGCTACATTCATGATTTGGTAATCCTTCTTGATCATGTCCGTGTTAAATTACGTGGAATATGCAGTTCATTATTCACAATGTCTCGTTATATTATGGGATTAAGTTTATACTTGTACCGAACTTGAAACCGAAACTAAACGGGATTCATACaagtcacttgccttaaataaataaaggacctactaattgtttataataataattcaatactactccagcaactggagtttcacttcttaataATGTATGTTTTGAGAGTTTTGAAATGAACGCTTCTATATATAAACCACGCCTCAACAAAACGCAGGCAAAACCAAGGGCAGCACAAACTGCCGGAAAACAAAATGGGCCCACGAGCAGTCAAGAGGTTCCATGTCTCCTTCTGCGACGAGGAAACAATTAGCACCCACGGTATGGAAAGTGTgctataaacaaactaattgagCAAATGACAACTTGTTTCGTGTATTTAACATGCAAAATAGCAAAACTAGAATTGTCGATTGACGAAAGAATAGAAAAACAAGTGATACAACAAGTGACCAATATAGTCATTAAATACATTGTCAATAAATGTAGACAATACAATTCTGACAATAATAGACGACTACCGTCGTGATGTGGAAAATGTGTGTAATGACTTCCAACGTGCAACGAAAGTACTAAACGAGAATGCGTCGGGTTGCTCAAAATCCTGCAATTTTGTCGTGCGTTACCTTCCGGAATCCCAGTCGGAAAATATAATCGAATAGGAGAACAAATTCTCGACGGTCTAAAATAAAAGGCGAAAGGATCGCAAGGGCCGAGAGAAAACACGCATACGACTCTCGAAAATACGGAGTCGATGTTGCAATGTGcagaaaataaaaagataaagaCACCATCCtatcaaacaaaaaagaactCAAAGTACACTATCAATACATGTTTACATCGAAGATGAAAAGAGCAAAGAAACTCTTGCCAACGAAGTAAACCTGCGAACAATTGCCAACCTTATCGGACGCGATAGGTCACTGTTCATGGCAACAGACTCGTGGCGACACAACAAGAGACGACGTTGCGCAGTGGATCAAGGTTCCATTAAAAGGCGAGAGGAGACATCCCGATAAACGCATCGGCGTCGCCTAGACAACCAAGAGACGACCGAAAACCACAGACGACACCGTTACAACCCATGTCGTTGGTATCCCCTTAGCAAAATCTACCTACTTTCCCTGACAACGTATTACAATACTTGTTAAACAGACAAAACAAATGATGGAAAGTTCAGAAGACAGCTCGTATGAGCGTTGTTGATGCATCCATTCATTCAAACAAGCAAGTAAATGTGGCGGGATCTATTTGACGTTTGGCAACTTTTGTGGCGTGACGCCGGAAGCCATTGTTAGAAAACTTATGCCCAGTAAATGAAGTAAAATCTATGACATGCGGCACGCGCTTAAACGGCACGTCTACTGCTGCTATTCTTTTTCGTTCCCTTAGAAAATATAAGAATGTCAGGTGCAAAAATGATGAATGGCTTGTGAATGtaataataattgtgttaaaaGGTAAGGTTTCACTACATTGATATATAGTTTAGTGGTATACATGACATGAACATTAAATATTTCCTTTTGAAAGATTATTTTTATGGGTGTTATGGtattgcataataaatatattgaatatacattaaaattgattaatttttaaatgttatttctatggtcaatatgtttgaaatacagtATTGCTTGAAGTTTCAATTATGAGTGACTCAAGATAAACagcttttatttgaaaatgtaaagtGTATGCATTTTCTTAAAGTAATAATgcaagaaatataaaagttacACTTATATTAAACTAATATCAAATTGAcgaattgttatttttataaaacgGAACAGAACAGCACGTTATTGCATAACACataaacaaaatgataatacaaaatacatgaatatagtaagcCGTTTTATCGAAATAGTTAAATCTAGTAATGGATGAACTTgagaaacttaaacaaaaacttGTTTACTCTCATATGTTTACAGTGTAAATAGATATATGTGGAACTGTTTTAGTATGTAATACATACGATTTAACAGTACTGTTTAAGAAACTCACACTAATACCATTAGAGTCCCAATCACATAATAgttaagtttggaacaatgtcACGATAACAcccatttgtt
This is a stretch of genomic DNA from Dreissena polymorpha isolate Duluth1 chromosome 7, UMN_Dpol_1.0, whole genome shotgun sequence. It encodes these proteins:
- the LOC127837414 gene encoding lachesin-like, translated to MQIRRGQPATLRCYFQDIGAQESIRWRSKEGLLTSGLIVYKHPSNLEVQKPTQHDWNLIIKKVDDTFAVEYTCETSNGTVIARYLLEIVEAPRIIPERSSAFREKFQEGSTPEELKCYFSGVPTPTVRWYRGSRDAVDTRITGEILRLPDVTRYASDTYICEGENDVGSLNYTIDLQVNFPVEVDVMNEVILASVGDQPPLVCVVQGQPINGAYWGGQERHPDRK